In Gossypium arboreum isolate Shixiya-1 chromosome 5, ASM2569848v2, whole genome shotgun sequence, a single genomic region encodes these proteins:
- the LOC108451813 gene encoding rac-like GTP-binding protein ARAC11 isoform X2, whose product MSASRFIKCVTVGDGAVGKTCLLISYTSNTFPTDYVPTVFDNFSANVVVDGSTVNLGLWDTAGQEDYNRLRPLSYRGADVFILAFSLISKASYENVAKKWIPELKHYAPGVPIVLVGTKLDLRDDEQFFIDHPGSTPISAAQGEELRKQIESPSYVECSSKTQQAVFDSAIKVVLQPPKKIKKKKSYVGCSIL is encoded by the exons ATGAGCGCCTCCAGATTCATAAAATGTGTAACCGTCGGCGATGGCGCCGTCGGCAAGACTTGCTTGCTGATTTCCTACACGAGTAATACTTTTCCTACG GACTATGTGCCGACTGTTTTCGACAATTTCAGTGCAAATGTTGTTGTGGATGGTAGCACTGTCAACTTAGGTTTATGGGATACTGCCG GTCAGGAGGATTACAATAGATTAAGACCACTGAGCTATCGTGGGGCTGATGTATTTATTCTTGCATTTTCTCTCATCAGCAAGGCCAGTTATGAAAACGTTGCTAAGAAG TGGATTCCTGAATTAAAGCATTACGCACCTGGTGTTCCAATAGTACTTGTTGGAACTAAGCTTG ATCTTCGGGATGATGAGCAATTCTTTATAGACCATCCAGGTTCAACGCCTATATCCGCAGCTCAG GGAGAGGAATTAAGGAAACAGATAGAATCCCCTTCCTACGTCGAATGTAGTTCAAAAACACAGCAG GCAGTCTTTGATTCAGCGATTAAGGTAGTGCTCCAGCCTCCGAaaaaaattaagaagaaaaagTCATATGTTGGTTGCTCGATATTATGA
- the LOC108451813 gene encoding rac-like GTP-binding protein ARAC11 isoform X1, with the protein MSASRFIKCVTVGDGAVGKTCLLISYTSNTFPTDYVPTVFDNFSANVVVDGSTVNLGLWDTAGQEDYNRLRPLSYRGADVFILAFSLISKASYENVAKKWIPELKHYAPGVPIVLVGTKLDLRDDEQFFIDHPGSTPISAAQGEELRKQIESPSYVECSSKTQQNVKAVFDSAIKVVLQPPKKIKKKKSYVGCSIL; encoded by the exons ATGAGCGCCTCCAGATTCATAAAATGTGTAACCGTCGGCGATGGCGCCGTCGGCAAGACTTGCTTGCTGATTTCCTACACGAGTAATACTTTTCCTACG GACTATGTGCCGACTGTTTTCGACAATTTCAGTGCAAATGTTGTTGTGGATGGTAGCACTGTCAACTTAGGTTTATGGGATACTGCCG GTCAGGAGGATTACAATAGATTAAGACCACTGAGCTATCGTGGGGCTGATGTATTTATTCTTGCATTTTCTCTCATCAGCAAGGCCAGTTATGAAAACGTTGCTAAGAAG TGGATTCCTGAATTAAAGCATTACGCACCTGGTGTTCCAATAGTACTTGTTGGAACTAAGCTTG ATCTTCGGGATGATGAGCAATTCTTTATAGACCATCCAGGTTCAACGCCTATATCCGCAGCTCAG GGAGAGGAATTAAGGAAACAGATAGAATCCCCTTCCTACGTCGAATGTAGTTCAAAAACACAGCAG AATGTGAAGGCAGTCTTTGATTCAGCGATTAAGGTAGTGCTCCAGCCTCCGAaaaaaattaagaagaaaaagTCATATGTTGGTTGCTCGATATTATGA